TATTGGCTGTTGGGAGGTGATCCCTCGATATGAGCGCCGCTGGTCGAGATGGCCGCCTGGAGCAGCCGCCCCGGCACGTTCGCCTGCCGGGCTGCCGCCGCCATTGCCGCGCCGATCGTCTCGGCAGCATCCGGGGCCACCAGCGCCATGACCGAAGACCCGGCGCCCGAGAGGAACGCGCCGTAGGCGCCGGCATCCAGCGCCGCCGCGATCAGGATCGGGAGTGCGGGGAAGATGGTGCTGCGCGGCGGCTGGTGGATGGCGTCCTCGGTGGCCGTGCGGAGCAGATCGGTGCGGCCCGTCGCCAGCGCCCCCACGAACAGCGAGGATCGGCTGATGTTGAAGACGGCCGTCGGGACGGGCACATCGGTCGGCAGCAGGCCGCGCGCGCGGTGCGTGTCCATCGGAAAATCGGGGATGTAGACCGTTGTCGCCAGCGGGAACGCCACCGGCACCTGG
This is a stretch of genomic DNA from Chloroflexota bacterium. It encodes these proteins:
- the thrB gene encoding homoserine kinase, producing the protein MLTVRAPATSANLGPGYDCLSLALDVANVVEAWPAADGVSVEVVGEGAALLPGDASNEVYRALSVVYARHGTPPPPLRMRCHNVIPPSRGLGSSSAARACGLLLANRLLGEPFSPERLFEIGTELEGHPDNIAACLFGGVQVCVTGRNGLEHLQVPVAFPLATTVYIPDFPMDTHRARGLLPTDVPVPTAVFNISRSSLFVGALATGRTDLLRTATEDAIHQPPRSTIFPALPILIAAALDAGAYGAFLSGAGSSVMALVAPDAAETIGAAMAAAARQANVPGRLLQAAISTSGAHIEGSPPNSQ